A window from Toxoplasma gondii ME49 chromosome IX, whole genome shotgun sequence encodes these proteins:
- a CDS encoding trafficking protein mon1 subfamily protein (encoded by transcript TGME49_291120), producing the protein MPSGLQRAADGAPSLDPSVKHSQDSSVNPVNVWSLFDEAAIVEGETEVCCEEGKPSGGPVCREASSPGSPNFFSSSEPALRLDRPSPALHPRPDAREESQSDEEFFDAPADRQALLEEDLPPATAVYASSPGAEVLETQAALEPPIPDERASVAWTPEALELLGSSSPLSNGFNAAGGRPGCDRGTLGRVGEEPVGTTASAAPERAAEDSRCWSGAFYSMEGDGISRQGTKSLEGFSTPILQSSDAFDADDCLAPLQETGEAHPQENLVADAASSILSGSGSALPRPLAADPRDRADVYLTSPGGRERSPGPEKDLGEGGEWEHKDRIFPPLSASGPLLHQPELSPASCLRSTDVYLSPSVHHVNGLPEGGASSREESFDAELPPGVATLTSGAGRNCSLPGNAEHPPQSDSSASSAPLALPLLPPSRLLNLPDSAVAHAAKAAGVSVASVSSAEGSTYVTATTADVVVVHNKVGKSPAEKKRAAGGSVEVEEGVLSRGPQAREGRGRESEAEAGERKREFATETDLVGGGTADGESDGDSRMRRKNEDQPSAHGAFSARGEETAELEEEDKGEESPRSSFRKVEKSDATDTGMVAMRVQPGAFTSQNSLAKKKMHQDDSDPAWYMHKRHVFIFTFSGKPVYSRYGNEERLSAFTGALSAIVSKMESFFFFQKKNDCLRCMNAGDRRFVFLRRGPLYLVSIDSTSGNVQQIRSALMLVHRQLLCILTKGIEKTLYSRPNFDVRPLLGGTDGILRSLLSHYSSSLLSVLYAASSVPAAATSQSRKLTVSLSSPSASPQKGQTGSTENEEALEDAVLAEKGGFEPLPLNATMRHIANNMLKTYGTSHVLAGLILADHRVVAMSLAKNFVLQPTDIVLLVNFVVASPALRQAESWTPICLPGFNDRAFLYMYVRYLVPHVCYICLSSKNDGDQFFALSSHCTKTFALLTNTGCLTAIERSREYCPYSLPRSLWGSLALLHVGFFLPPSKQFFSSALSSEIDTGKHAIRDILKLYVQCDESLQGAKLPTHAYIETERHKAYVWRTAEFHLYTAVPAWIELTTVVLEQLAKWVMDQRPFLFITNIPVISG; encoded by the exons ATGCCAAGCGGTCTGCAGAGAGCTGCGGACGGTGCGCCGTCTTTGGACCCGTCAGTCAAGCACTCTCAAGACAGCTCGGTCAACCCCGTCAACGTCTGGAGTCTGTTCGACGAAGCCGCGATAGTGGAGGGGGAAACCGAGGTCTGttgcgaagaaggaaaacctTCAGGTGGTCCGGTGTGTCGCGAAGCGTCCTCCCCGGGCTCGCCCAactttttctcgagttctgaGCCGGCGCTGAGACTAGACAGGCCTTCCCCCGCTCTCCACCCCAGGCCAGACGCCCGAGAAGAGTCTCAGAGCGATGAGGAGTTCTTCGACGCCCCTGCAGACAGACAGGCGCTTCTAGAAGAGGACCTCCCGCCAGCCACGGCGGTGTATGCAAGCTCACCCGGCGCCGAAGTCCTAGAAACGCAAGCAGCACTCGAGCCGCCCATCCCCGATGAGAGAGCGTCTGTGGCGTGGACACCTGAGGCGTTGGAGCTGTTGGGGTCTTCGTCCCCTCTGTCGAACGGCTTTAATGCCGCAGGAGGTCGCCCAGGCTGCGATAGAGGTACTCTTGGTCGGGTGGGAGAGGAACCGGTTGGAACGACAGCTTCCGCAGCTCCAGagagagctgcagaagacTCCCGATGCTGGTCGGGTGCATTCTACAGCATGGAAGGCGACGGGATAAGTCGACAGGGCACCAAGTCTCTTGAAGGATTTTCGACTCCCATTCTCCAAAGTTCGGATGCCTTCGACGCCGACGACTGCCTGGCGCCGCTGCAGGAAACTGGCGAGGCACACCCGCAAGAAAACCTGGTAGCTGACGCCGCGTCGTCCATTCTCTCCGGCAGTGGGTCTGCACTGCCGAGGCCGCTGGCGGCAGACCCGCGCGACAGGGCAGATGTATACCTGACGTCGCCGGGAGGCCGCGAGCGAAGCCCAGGTCCGGAGAAGGATCTTGGGGAAGGTGGCGAGTGGGAACACAAAGACAGGAtttttccgcctctctcggcatccggtcctcttctccaccaaCCTGAGCTGTCGCCTGCCTCCTGTTTGCGTTCTACCGACGTCtacctgtctccgtctgtccaCCACGTCAACGGACTCCCCGAGGGAGGTGCGAgttcgagagaagagtctTTCGATGCGGAACTGCCCCCGGGGGTGGCGACGCTTACGTCTGGAGCTGGGAGGAACTGTTCTCTTCCTGGGAACGCTGAACACCCTCCACAGTCGgattcttctgcttcttctgccccTCTCGCcctgcctctcctgcctccgtctcgtctcctgAATCTCCCGGACAGCGCCGTCGCCCACGCTGCGAAGGCGGCTGGCgtctctgttgcttctgtctcctctgccgaAGGTTCGACCTACGTCACAGCGACGACGGCAGACGTCGTTGTGGTGCACAACAAGGTCGGAAAGAGtcccgcagagaagaagcgagcagCGGGAGGGTCGGTCGAAGTTGAGGAAGGAGTGCTTTCGCGGGGgccgcaggcgagagaaggcagaggcagggagagcgaggcggaagcaggagaaaggaagcgggagtttgcgacagagacagacctTGTGGGAGGGGGAACGGCGGACGGAGAAAGCGACGGGGATTCTAGGAtgcgcagaaaaaacgaagatcAACCCAGTGCACATGGTGCTTTCTCAgctcgaggagaggagacagcggaactcgaggaagaggacaagggagaagagtCTCCTCGTTCATCCTTCAGAAAAGTCGAGAAATCCGACGCAACAGACACCGGAATGGTTGCGATGCGTGTGCAACCTGGAGCCTTCACTTCTCAAAACTCACTGGCTAAAAAGAAAATGCATCAAG ATGACTCGGACCCCGCGTGGTACATGCACAAGCGGCATGTCTTCATCTTCACTTTTTCGGGGAAACCTGTTTATTCGAG ATACGGCAACGAGGAACGTTTGAGTGCTTTCACAG GAGCACTTTCCGCAATTGTTTCAAAGATGgagagcttcttcttcttccaaaAGAAGAACGATTGTTTAAG ATGCATGAATGCGGGAGACAGacgtttcgtcttccttcgacGCGGCCCTCTCTACCTCGTCAGCATTGACTCCACCTCCGGAAATGTCCAACAAATACGCAGCGCCCTCATGCTCGTGCACAGACAG CTCCTCTGCATCCTCACGAAAGGCATCGAGAAGACACTCTATAGTCGGCCGAACTTTGATGTCCGTCCTCTTCTTGGAG GCACGGACGGGATCCTGCggagtcttctctcgcacTACTCGTCCTCCTTGCTCTCCGTCTTGTACGCTGCGTCGTCTGTCCCTGCTGCCGCTACCTCGCAGTCCCGCAAACTcactgtgtctctttcttcgccgtctgccAGCCCACAGAAAGGCCAGACAGGGTCgacggagaacgaggaagctCTAGAGGACGCGGTCTTGGCTGAGAAGGGAGGTTTCGAGCCTCTGCCCTTGAATGCAACGATGCGCCACATCGCGAACAACATGCTGAAAACCTACGGGACTTCTCATGTTCT TGCAGGTCTGATCCTGGCGGATCATCGCGTCGTGGCAATGTCTCTCGCAAAAAACTTCGTCCTTCAGCCTACAG ATATCGTGCTTCTGGTGAACTTTGTCGTGGCATCTCCTGCGCTTCGCCAAGCAGAAAGTTGGACTCCAATATGTCTCCCCGGCTTCAATGATCG GGCATTTTTGTACATGTATGTTCGCTACCTGGTACCCCACGTGTGCTACATCTGTCTCTCATCGAAGAACGATGGCGATcagttcttcgctctctcttcacacTGCACGAAAACGTTTGCA TTGTTGACAAACACCGGCTGTTTGACTGCAATCGAGCGATCGAGGGAGTACTGCCCCTACAGTCTCC CGCGAAGTTTGTGGGGGTCGCTGGCCCTCTTGCATGTTGGAttttttctgcctccctCGAAacagttcttctcttctgcgttgtcATCGGAGATCGACACAGGGAAGCACGCCATTCGCGA TATTCTGAAGCTGTACGTCCAGTGCGACGAATCTCTTCAGGGCGCGAAGCTGCctacgcatgcatacatcGAAACAGAG CGGCATAAAGCCTACGTATGGCGAACAGCGGAATTCCACCTTTATACGGCAGTGCCTGCGTGGATAG AGTTGACCACCGTGGTGCTGGAGCAGCTCGCGAAGTGGGTCATGGATCAACGACCTTTCCTTTTCATCACCAACATACCTGTCATCTCTGGATGA
- a CDS encoding hypothetical protein (encoded by transcript TGME49_291130), with the protein MERKQEGMSQIENAFYGCSATAHFENEKDLDRQLQDNDVDECAQGMGRRHVGETLQNVGETWENTGRGLQSEKEADEAEGNVVKQTLLSRDPSTEAEDDRMKAAREGWERENQGKEEPSEHRQSVSNIESGGDQQRSPHEELETRQLDPLTDYQEATPADNEEQPRERDCDDREEHSVHPSDDEVQQQSHQPEQVESEEEAEEDQKDAASGVTGFLLKEDSGEYYARSNDVDGDETETNSGCHGWSNSVRRCSPGAAKEATPSRTAPSSKAGLYLRFRTIASIVDCLPSLQDPSARRYEAATVAAEILESLEQRAENLLVYNTRIVSQMKKRVESGRTSSGQKGRLRFDSLPDAIEEDEHTMYGQWKLREETAAEAASGLLRALGESALEKIASQDVYRTEGNGQHRTPYAPEYGEDPTQEEHSPCMENPSSRLCSGESNQTVDSELEETNLQEEIHEDISAMSDEKAAKEFDLWLGRTTKIPKDCPPMKREGEPEVSSVLEKALGHSVSRMFPQKEDLSMNHDLGTSWGGKTADVTFAAIDTLDTSAKAAAARQLVTPSLKQEKLWQLFGRDTEAGRLLHQLYASRAAALGAFGIVYPVPKMNKDSKSNPNFLIRDSKSSSIISSRRGHPRRVKVSVPRVGRHPVPQTDGDLHGHAGCGCCSLADSGRPSDYVGGKRSLAKISKGMEQQRKEILAEAQAAAERAATYSRHGQIRERAKEALQEAFYFEECRTLPAAARLPALPRQARQHLLQTSRAGGQEKKGLAGTPFTAKVATGGSTAARRAREWGKQQTDPEEAMNREQKLLFDQTLHEIRYREERLRKLRDELPDDVLTAAACPESRGVAARQKGAFQAVQVRAIQMGRYERVKRKVQENLREESKLVKEIAERVRDLQTLSRLSGEQLHQKTGALDRAPPEA; encoded by the exons ATGGAACGGAAACAGGAAGGGATGTCTCAGATAGAGAACGCCTTCTACGGTTGCAGTGCCACGGCACACTTTGAAAATGAAAAAGACCTCGACCGGCAACTACAGGACAATGACGTAGACGAATGTGCACAAGGCATGGGCCGACGTCACGTGGGTGAGACGCTACAGAATGTGGGAGAAACATGGGAAAACACCGGCCGCGGTCTACAatcagagaaagaagcggaCGAAGCTGAGGGAAACGTAGTAAAACAGACTTTACTTAGTCGAGACCCTTCGACAGAAGCTGAGGATGATCGTATGAAAGCCGCAAGGGAGGGCTGGGAGCGGGAAAAccaagggaaagaagaaccgAGTGAGCATCGTCAAAGTGTTTCTAACATTGAGTCAGGAGGGGACCAGCAAAGGAGCCCTCATGAGGAGTTAGAGACAAGACAACTTGATCCCTTGACAGATTACCAAGAAGCGACCCCcgcagacaacgaagaaCAGCCCCGTGAAAGGGATTGTGATGATCGAGAGGAACACAGTGTGCACCCATCAGACGACGAAGTTCAACAACAATCACATCAGCCAGAGCAGGTagagagtgaagaggaagcagaagaggaccAGAAGGATGCCGCTAGCGGGGTAACAGGTTTCCTTCTGAAGGAGGATTCTGGAGAGTATTACGCTCGTTCCAATGATGTGGATGGGGATGAAACGGAGACCAATTCTGGCTGTCACGGTTGGAGCAACTCTGTACGGCGCTGTTCGCCGGGAGCCGCTAAAGAAGCGACACCTTCACGAACGGCTCCATCTTCAAAAGCCGGTTTGTATCTTCGGTTTCGGACCATTGCCTCGATTGTTGATTGCCTTCCAAGTCTGCAGGACCCATCTGCCCGACGTTATGAGGCGGCCACTGTGGCTGCAGAGATCCTCGAATCTCTTGAacaaagagcagagaacTTGCTTGTCTACAATACGCGAATCGTTTCCCAAATGAAGAAACGCGTAGAAAGTGGTCGGACCAGTTCTGGTCAGAAAGGCCGCCTTCGCTTCGATTCTCTGCCGGACGCAATCGAAGAGGACGAGCACACCATGTATGGTCAGTGGAAGCTCAGAGAGGAGACCGCCGCAGAGGCGGCTAGTGGTCTGCTTCGTGCACTCGGGGAATCTGCCCTAGAGAAAATTGCTTCGCAAGACGTTTACAGGACAGAAGGCAATGGGCAACATAGGACGCCTTACGCCCCGGAATATGGGGAAGATCCAACACAGGAAGAGCACAGTCCGTGCATGGAAAACCCCAGTAGTAGATTATGTTCTGGAGAATCTAACCAAACTGTCGATTCCGAACTGGAAGAAACAAACTTGCAGGAGGAAATACACGAAGACATTTCAGCCATGtcagacgagaaagcggcCAAAGAATTCGATCTCTGGCTTGGCAGGACTACCAAAATACCGAAGGATTGTCCCCCGATGAAACGAGAGGGTGAACCAGAAGTATCGTCTGTTCTTGAAAAAGCACTGGGACACAGTGTCTCAAGAATGTTTCCGCAGAAGGAGGATTTAAGCATGAATCATGATCTAGGAACATCGTGGGGGGGGAAAACAGCAGACGTCACTTTTGCTGCCATCGACACCCTCGATACCTCAGCGAAGGCAGCTGCCGCACGACAGCTGGTCACGCCGTCTTTGAAGCAGGAGAAACTATGGCAGTTGTTCGGACGAGACACTGAAGCAG GCCGTTTGCTGCACCAGCTGTACGCATCCAGGGCAGCAGCGCTCGGAGCTTTCGGCATTGTCTATCCGGTGCCAAAGATGAACAAA GACTCGAAGAGTAATCCAAACTTCCTGATTCGAGATTCGAAGAGCTCAAGCATCATTTCTTCGCGAAGAGGGCATCCCCGAAGGGTAAAGGTTTCTGTTCCGCGCGTTGGCCGCCACCCCGTTCCTCAGACTGATGGAGACCTACACGGTCACGCAGGCTGCGGTTGTTGCTCACTAGCCGACTCCGGCCGTCCGAGTGACTACGTAGGTGGAAAGCGTTCTCTGGCGAAGATTTCCAAGGGGATGGAGCAGCAACGAAAAGAAATTCTAGCCGAAGCTCAGGCAGCGGCTGAGAGGGCCGCAACTTACAGTCGACACGGGCAGATACGAGAGCGCGCAAAGGAAGCTTTGCAAGAAGCTTTCTACTTCGAGGAGTGCCGGACTCTCCCTGCAGCTGCTCGCCTACCTGCGCTGCCGAGACAGGCACGCCAGCATCTTCTTCAGACATCACGAGCGGGtggacaagaaaaaaaaggccTGGCAGGAACCCCATTCACGGCCAAGGTGGCGACAGGTGGCTCGACAGCCGccaggagagcgagagagtggggaaagcagcagacggACCCGGAGGAGGCAATGAATAGAGAACAGAAGCTCCTGTTTGATCAAACTTTGCACGAGATCCGGTaccgagaggagagactgaGGAAACTCCGGGACGAACTGCCTGACGACGTTCTCACCGCCGCTGCCTGCCCGGAGTCACGAGGTGTCGCCGCTCGCCAGAAAGGGGCATTTCAAGCAGTCCAGGTTCGGGCCATTCAGATGGGACGTTACGAACGAGTGAAACGAAAGGTCCAAGAGAACCTCCGCGAGGAAAGCAAACTCGTGAAAGAAATTGCCGAGCGCGTGCGAGACCTCCAGACTCTCAGCCGGCTTAGCGGGGAACAACTGCACCAGAAAACTGGTGCCCTTGATCGAGCACCGCCTGAGGCGTAA